The following are encoded together in the Variovorax sp. PBS-H4 genome:
- a CDS encoding homocysteine S-methyltransferase family protein, protein MKPLVYTRAQQLPAILASRIAILDGAMGTMIQRFKLSESQYRGERFKDFPRDVKGNNELLSLTRPDVIRDIHEGYLAAGADLVETNTFGATRIAQEDYKMADLAREVNVESARIARAACDKFSTPDKPRFVAGALGPTPKTASISPDVNDPGARNVSFEELRASYYEQVEALVEGGADVLLVETIFDTLNAKAALFAIDEYFAASGERLPLIISGTVTDASGRILSGQTVTAFWHSVRHARPLAIGLNCALGAALMRPYIQELARVADDTFISCYPNAGLPNPMSDTGFDETPEVTSRLLHEFAAEGLVNIVGGCCGTTPEHIAAIGQAVAPLAGRALYRAAFYPEAA, encoded by the coding sequence ATGAAGCCCCTCGTCTACACGCGTGCCCAGCAGCTCCCCGCCATCCTCGCCAGCCGCATCGCCATCCTCGACGGCGCCATGGGCACGATGATCCAGCGCTTCAAGCTCAGCGAATCGCAGTACCGCGGCGAGCGCTTCAAGGACTTTCCGCGCGACGTGAAGGGCAACAACGAGTTGCTTTCTCTGACGCGGCCCGACGTCATCCGCGACATTCACGAGGGCTACCTCGCCGCGGGCGCGGACCTGGTCGAGACCAACACCTTCGGCGCGACGCGCATCGCGCAGGAGGACTACAAGATGGCCGATCTGGCGCGCGAGGTGAATGTCGAATCGGCGCGCATCGCCCGCGCCGCCTGCGACAAGTTCAGCACGCCCGACAAGCCGCGCTTCGTGGCCGGCGCTCTCGGTCCCACGCCCAAGACCGCGAGCATCAGCCCCGACGTGAACGACCCCGGCGCGCGCAACGTGAGCTTCGAGGAGCTGCGCGCGTCGTACTACGAGCAGGTGGAGGCGCTGGTCGAAGGCGGCGCCGACGTGCTTCTGGTCGAGACCATCTTCGACACGCTCAATGCAAAGGCTGCGCTGTTCGCGATCGACGAGTACTTCGCGGCGAGCGGCGAGCGCTTGCCGCTGATCATCAGCGGCACGGTGACCGATGCCTCCGGCCGCATCCTCAGCGGGCAGACCGTGACGGCCTTCTGGCACAGCGTTCGACACGCGCGTCCGCTGGCCATCGGACTGAACTGCGCGCTGGGCGCGGCACTGATGCGGCCCTACATCCAGGAGCTGGCGCGGGTGGCGGACGACACCTTCATCAGCTGCTACCCCAATGCCGGCCTGCCCAATCCGATGAGCGACACCGGCTTCGACGAGACGCCGGAGGTCACTTCGCGCCTGCTGCACGAGTTTGCTGCCGAGGGGCTCGTCAACATCGTGGGTGGCTGCTGCGGCACGACGCCGGAACACATCGCCGCGATCGGTCAGGCGGTGGCGCCGCTGGCGGGCCGGGCGCTATATCGGGCGGCGTTCTATCCAGAGGCGGCCTGA
- a CDS encoding SH3 domain-containing protein has protein sequence MNRKLAPRWIGIATLALALPIAAAAQEAVARSTVNLRAGPSGDYPVVARLGPGQPFEVLGCTRGYSWCDVVLPDGLRGWVYAGAIDYVYEDRRLPLATYGATIGVPIVGFTIGNYWADHYRDRPWYREPRWWHGQPPPPVAGWRPVPAPRPDWEPRPWRDRDSGYRPRPGPGYQPQPDPGFRPQPNWQQPPGPRPPQEHGFRPPRPDRDVRPPQPGQDFRPPRGDAGVRLPPQAPPPAVQPGPRPPQMPPGQAAGRPPMPMPMPVPAPALPGADLRQRQLDRINRPPSNDRP, from the coding sequence ATGAACCGCAAGCTCGCACCACGCTGGATCGGCATCGCAACCCTTGCCCTCGCGCTTCCCATCGCCGCGGCGGCCCAGGAGGCCGTTGCGCGCAGCACTGTCAATCTTCGAGCGGGCCCGTCGGGCGACTACCCCGTCGTGGCCCGGCTGGGTCCGGGGCAGCCCTTTGAGGTGCTCGGCTGCACCAGAGGCTACAGCTGGTGCGACGTGGTGCTGCCCGACGGCCTGCGCGGCTGGGTGTACGCAGGCGCCATCGACTACGTCTACGAAGACCGCCGGCTGCCCCTGGCGACTTACGGCGCGACCATCGGCGTGCCGATCGTCGGCTTCACCATCGGCAACTACTGGGCCGATCACTACCGCGACCGGCCCTGGTATCGCGAGCCGCGCTGGTGGCATGGGCAGCCGCCGCCGCCCGTGGCCGGTTGGCGTCCGGTGCCGGCGCCGCGGCCGGACTGGGAGCCCCGGCCATGGCGTGACCGCGACTCGGGCTACCGGCCGCGCCCCGGGCCCGGCTACCAGCCGCAACCCGACCCGGGCTTCCGGCCGCAGCCGAATTGGCAACAACCGCCCGGGCCGCGGCCACCGCAGGAACACGGCTTCCGACCGCCGCGGCCCGATCGTGATGTTCGTCCGCCGCAGCCTGGCCAAGACTTCCGCCCGCCTCGGGGCGATGCGGGCGTCCGGCTTCCCCCGCAGGCCCCACCGCCGGCCGTGCAACCGGGCCCTCGTCCGCCTCAAATGCCTCCGGGCCAGGCGGCCGGCCGCCCGCCGATGCCAATGCCGATGCCGGTTCCGGCGCCCGCCTTGCCCGGTGCGGATCTGCGGCAAAGGCAGCTGGACCGCATCAACCGGCCGCCGTCGAACGATCGTCCCTAG
- a CDS encoding LysR family transcriptional regulator: protein MSFTSDNVAVFLAVLDHGSFSAAARALHRVPSAVSMAIANLEAELALALFNRTGREPQPTPAARSLEPQARLLAAQLQQLRVQALALTQGLENRLTLAIAPELLAAPWSGALARLAQEHPQLEVEVLAAPQDDALALLHSGRAQLALVFERPSLDGREAFNEVANEMMVAVIAPAHPVLAGAGGRLREDHLRTTRQIVVAGRDLGTRDPRFEFARHVWRTDNALAALSLITAGLGWGWLPRNFARPHVAAGALVEIPLENLSNGLDLWVDVVWSRERPLGLGAQRFVALIARKKN, encoded by the coding sequence ATGAGTTTCACCAGCGACAACGTGGCGGTTTTCCTCGCCGTGCTCGACCACGGCTCATTCTCAGCCGCCGCGCGCGCGCTCCACCGTGTGCCCTCGGCCGTCAGCATGGCAATTGCCAACCTCGAAGCCGAGCTGGCCCTCGCCTTGTTCAACCGCACTGGACGCGAGCCCCAGCCCACGCCCGCCGCACGTTCCCTGGAGCCGCAGGCCCGCTTGCTCGCGGCGCAGCTGCAGCAGCTGCGAGTGCAGGCGCTGGCCCTCACGCAGGGACTGGAGAACCGGCTCACCCTCGCCATCGCGCCCGAGCTGCTGGCCGCGCCGTGGAGCGGCGCGCTGGCCAGACTCGCGCAGGAACATCCGCAGTTGGAGGTCGAAGTGCTGGCCGCGCCGCAGGACGACGCACTGGCGCTGCTTCACAGCGGCCGCGCGCAGCTGGCACTCGTCTTCGAGCGCCCCAGCTTGGACGGCCGCGAGGCGTTCAACGAGGTGGCCAACGAAATGATGGTGGCCGTGATCGCACCTGCGCATCCAGTGCTGGCCGGCGCCGGTGGCCGGCTGCGCGAGGACCACCTCCGGACCACTCGGCAGATCGTCGTGGCGGGCCGCGACCTGGGCACGCGGGACCCGCGCTTCGAGTTTGCGCGCCATGTCTGGCGCACTGACAACGCGCTGGCCGCGCTGAGCCTGATCACCGCCGGGCTCGGCTGGGGCTGGCTGCCGCGCAACTTTGCCCGACCGCACGTGGCGGCCGGCGCGCTGGTCGAGATCCCGCTCGAGAACCTCTCGAACGGGCTCGACCTCTGGGTCGACGTGGTCTGGTCGCGCGAGCGTCCGCTCGGGCTGGGTGCGCAGCGCTTCGTGGCGCTGATCGCGCGCAAGAAGAACTAG
- a CDS encoding formimidoylglutamate deiminase — MPPPQPSPGGGRGNALFACDALLPSGWARNVLLRWDGAGRLTHVQPEAEAPADIPACEGPLIPGMPNLHSHAFQHAFAGLTEFRGSGEDSFWSWRTLMYRFAAQLSPAQVEAIATWLYVEMLEAGYTSVCEFHYLHHDRDGRPYADDAEIALALLRAAERTGIGLTLLPVLYQASGFGGQPPNAGQRRFVRSTESMLRLLERLRPECDSQGACLGLAPHSLRAVAPDALKEALAGLDAIDATAPIHIHIAEQTAEVEACLAWSGQRPVAWLLDHAPVDARWCLVHATHMDADEYRRAAASGAVAGLCPTTEANLGDGLFDFEAWRAAGGRWGVGSDSHICVNAAEELMLLEYGQRLAKRQRNIAADAAQPSVAAALTLAAVQGGAQASGRAVAGLSVGQQADFVVLDASHPALAGLCAADALSSHVFASHRGNAIASVCVAGQTRVKDGRHLLHQDAAAAFVAARSQLLTASS; from the coding sequence GTGCCCCCACCCCAACCCTCCCCCGGAGGGGGACGGGGCAACGCCCTCTTTGCCTGCGATGCGCTGCTGCCTTCCGGCTGGGCGCGCAACGTGCTGCTGCGCTGGGACGGGGCGGGCCGCTTGACCCATGTTCAGCCCGAAGCCGAAGCGCCTGCGGACATCCCTGCGTGCGAAGGCCCCCTCATCCCCGGCATGCCCAACCTGCATTCGCACGCCTTCCAGCACGCTTTCGCCGGGCTCACCGAATTCCGCGGCAGTGGCGAAGACAGCTTCTGGAGCTGGCGCACCCTGATGTACCGCTTTGCAGCGCAGCTCTCGCCAGCACAGGTGGAAGCCATCGCCACCTGGCTCTATGTCGAGATGCTCGAAGCCGGCTACACCTCGGTCTGCGAGTTCCACTACCTGCATCACGACCGCGACGGCCGTCCCTATGCCGACGACGCCGAGATTGCGCTGGCCCTGCTGCGCGCAGCCGAGCGAACCGGCATCGGCCTCACCCTGCTGCCGGTGCTCTACCAGGCCAGCGGCTTCGGCGGCCAGCCGCCCAACGCGGGACAGCGGCGCTTCGTGCGCTCGACGGAATCGATGCTGCGCCTGCTCGAGCGGCTGCGCCCCGAGTGCGATTCGCAGGGCGCGTGCCTCGGCCTTGCGCCGCATTCGCTGCGCGCGGTCGCGCCCGATGCCTTGAAGGAGGCGCTGGCCGGCCTGGACGCCATCGACGCCACTGCACCGATCCACATTCACATCGCCGAGCAGACCGCGGAGGTCGAGGCCTGCCTCGCCTGGAGCGGCCAGCGGCCCGTCGCCTGGCTGCTCGACCATGCGCCGGTCGATGCCCGCTGGTGCCTGGTCCATGCGACGCACATGGATGCGGACGAATACCGGCGCGCCGCCGCCTCCGGCGCCGTGGCGGGACTGTGCCCGACCACCGAGGCCAACCTCGGCGATGGCCTGTTCGACTTCGAGGCCTGGCGCGCAGCCGGCGGCCGTTGGGGCGTGGGCTCCGACAGCCACATCTGCGTGAACGCGGCCGAGGAACTGATGCTCCTCGAATACGGCCAGCGGCTCGCGAAGCGCCAGCGCAACATTGCCGCCGATGCCGCGCAGCCCTCCGTCGCCGCCGCCTTGACGCTGGCCGCCGTGCAGGGCGGGGCACAAGCCTCGGGCCGCGCCGTGGCGGGCTTGTCGGTGGGCCAGCAAGCCGACTTCGTGGTGCTCGACGCCAGCCATCCCGCGCTGGCCGGCCTGTGCGCCGCGGACGCGCTGTCCTCGCATGTCTTCGCCAGCCACCGCGGCAACGCCATCGCCTCCGTCTGCGTGGCCGGGCAGACGCGAGTCAAAGATGGACGGCATCTTCTTCACCAGGATGCGGCGGCAGCCTTCGTCGCCGCACGCAGCCAACTGCTCACTGCTTCATCATGA
- a CDS encoding ArnT family glycosyltransferase: MLVDKLMFAAAHYAALAIFVAACWGLGRAVFVRLGAPLHRDFWLEMAMATALGLGIFVCVFQALGIAGWLHAPGVLLPVAVGFAAACVQFPAWLRQARAREPGPALTWIEKAALAAMALVALPTLVAPLAPPAAFDELMYHLPYARQVAQSGTLGIHEWLRYPWFPYNYNLLYAGALMVGDDALPHFMNGLAGWLSVWMVYRLGVQHLNRVLACAAAGIWLGIGDYSNALIDMGVALFVLSAWIALWWWNESHAAQPALGARWLAVAAFFLGLAAGSKYQALTFLPLAAWFVVRRERRPAVWAVGLVCFLLPCVYWYARNAVMTGDPFNPIGAKLFGFSNWNLADYKNQVDDVRAHAALPNFLIWPVVLAPFSLAWRRSPAVHAAIVFCAYSLLVWALTSRYPRYMTASFPLLALVAVLGWQVMLGWVAEGLRRLVPVTGGAGWKTRAGGLAAGLFVAVLAVVSFRHTARELDKVSPTPAAREAFLRANVPGYAVMNHVREQVSGRVYQIALSEAIYYGPNPIWGDTLGPWRYADFPLLPAAEAARRFAGLGFEAIVMPDAVARTLTAHEDFNRHFTLMYEQDGARAYRILPPAP; this comes from the coding sequence ATGCTGGTCGACAAGCTGATGTTCGCGGCCGCGCACTACGCGGCGCTGGCGATCTTCGTCGCGGCCTGCTGGGGTTTGGGACGGGCGGTGTTCGTGCGCCTGGGTGCGCCGCTGCACCGTGACTTCTGGCTCGAGATGGCCATGGCCACCGCGCTCGGGCTCGGGATCTTCGTGTGCGTGTTCCAGGCGCTGGGCATCGCAGGCTGGCTCCACGCCCCGGGCGTGCTGTTGCCGGTCGCGGTTGGCTTCGCCGCGGCCTGCGTGCAGTTCCCCGCATGGCTGCGGCAGGCGCGTGCGCGCGAACCTGGCCCGGCCCTGACCTGGATCGAGAAGGCGGCCCTGGCTGCGATGGCGCTGGTCGCACTGCCCACGCTCGTCGCGCCGCTTGCGCCGCCTGCGGCTTTCGACGAGCTGATGTACCACCTGCCCTACGCGCGCCAGGTGGCGCAGAGCGGCACGCTGGGCATCCACGAGTGGCTGCGCTACCCCTGGTTCCCGTACAACTACAACCTGCTCTATGCCGGCGCACTGATGGTCGGCGACGACGCGCTGCCGCACTTCATGAACGGGCTGGCGGGCTGGCTGTCGGTGTGGATGGTCTACCGCCTCGGCGTGCAGCACCTCAACCGGGTGCTCGCCTGCGCCGCTGCGGGCATCTGGCTCGGCATCGGCGACTACTCGAACGCGCTGATCGACATGGGCGTCGCGCTGTTCGTGCTGTCCGCCTGGATCGCGCTCTGGTGGTGGAACGAATCCCACGCGGCGCAGCCGGCGCTGGGCGCGCGCTGGCTGGCCGTGGCGGCCTTCTTCCTGGGCCTCGCGGCCGGGTCCAAGTACCAGGCGCTGACCTTCCTGCCGCTCGCCGCGTGGTTCGTGGTGCGGCGCGAACGGCGGCCGGCCGTATGGGCGGTCGGCCTCGTGTGCTTCCTGCTGCCCTGCGTCTACTGGTACGCCCGCAACGCGGTGATGACCGGCGATCCGTTCAACCCGATCGGCGCCAAGCTGTTCGGCTTCAGCAACTGGAACCTGGCCGACTACAAGAACCAGGTCGACGACGTGCGTGCCCACGCGGCGCTGCCGAACTTCCTGATCTGGCCGGTGGTGCTCGCGCCCTTCAGCCTGGCCTGGCGGCGCTCGCCCGCGGTGCACGCGGCGATCGTGTTCTGCGCCTACTCGCTGCTCGTGTGGGCGCTTACCTCGCGCTATCCGCGCTACATGACGGCCTCCTTCCCGCTGCTCGCATTGGTCGCGGTGCTGGGGTGGCAGGTGATGCTGGGATGGGTCGCCGAGGGGCTGCGCCGGCTGGTGCCCGTGACCGGCGGTGCCGGCTGGAAGACGCGTGCGGGTGGCCTCGCGGCCGGCCTGTTTGTCGCGGTGCTGGCGGTCGTGTCGTTCCGGCACACCGCGCGCGAGCTGGACAAGGTGTCACCGACGCCCGCGGCCCGGGAAGCCTTCCTGCGTGCCAACGTGCCCGGCTATGCCGTGATGAACCACGTGCGCGAGCAGGTCTCCGGCCGCGTCTACCAGATCGCGCTGAGCGAAGCCATCTACTATGGGCCCAACCCCATCTGGGGCGACACGCTCGGCCCCTGGCGCTATGCGGACTTCCCGCTGCTGCCGGCGGCCGAGGCCGCGCGCAGGTTCGCCGGGCTGGGCTTCGAAGCCATCGTGATGCCCGATGCGGTGGCACGCACCTTGACCGCCCATGAAGATTTCAATCGCCACTTCACCCTGATGTACGAGCAGGACGGCGCCAGGGCGTACCGTATCCTGCCCCCTGCACCATGA
- a CDS encoding PACE efflux transporter, translated as MQGLKRRVVYITLYEGIAIVAASAGLALMTGQSAGHSGVVAVLASAIAVVWNLTFNALFERWESRQAVRGRSLRRRVTHAIGFEGGLVAFLVPIFAWWLEVSLWQALVMDLGLVVFFLIYTFAFNWAFDGIFGLPASASGAAQPA; from the coding sequence ATGCAAGGGCTCAAGCGCCGCGTCGTCTACATCACGCTCTACGAGGGCATTGCCATCGTCGCGGCCAGCGCGGGCTTGGCGCTGATGACGGGGCAAAGCGCCGGTCACTCGGGGGTTGTGGCCGTGCTGGCCTCGGCCATTGCGGTCGTCTGGAACCTCACATTCAACGCCTTGTTCGAGCGCTGGGAGTCGCGTCAGGCCGTGCGCGGCCGGAGCCTGCGCCGGCGCGTCACCCATGCGATCGGCTTCGAGGGCGGGCTGGTGGCCTTCCTCGTGCCGATCTTTGCGTGGTGGCTCGAAGTAAGCCTGTGGCAGGCCCTGGTGATGGACCTGGGCCTGGTGGTGTTCTTCCTGATCTACACCTTTGCCTTCAATTGGGCCTTCGACGGGATTTTTGGCTTGCCCGCCTCGGCGTCGGGGGCGGCCCAGCCGGCGTGA
- the hutG gene encoding N-formylglutamate deformylase gives MKLFETTEPPFRFRQGTRPLLISMPHVGTHVPPALAARLTPEARQVPDTDWHLERLYDFADELGASVLVATHSRYVIDLNRPPDNQNLYPGQDTTGLCPVDTFDKTPLYAAGDVPDEAEIAARVDAIWKPYHEQLAAELARMKAAHGTVALWDAHSIRSVLPRFFEGRLTDLNLGTGGGTSCDPALANALLRIASSASGHTAVLNGRFKGGHITRTYGNPAGGVHAVQLEMTQASYMEEQLPFAYLPETAIRVQPVVRRMVEAVLGFVERR, from the coding sequence ATGAAACTCTTCGAAACCACCGAACCGCCCTTCCGCTTCCGCCAGGGCACGCGGCCCCTGCTGATCTCCATGCCGCACGTCGGCACTCATGTCCCGCCCGCGCTCGCCGCCCGTCTGACGCCGGAGGCGAGGCAGGTGCCCGACACCGACTGGCACCTGGAGCGCCTCTACGACTTCGCCGACGAGCTGGGGGCTTCCGTGCTCGTGGCCACGCATTCGCGCTATGTGATCGACCTCAACCGGCCGCCGGACAACCAGAACCTCTACCCGGGCCAGGACACGACCGGCCTGTGCCCCGTCGACACCTTCGACAAGACCCCGCTCTACGCTGCCGGCGACGTGCCTGACGAGGCCGAGATCGCGGCGCGCGTCGATGCGATCTGGAAGCCGTACCACGAGCAGCTGGCGGCCGAACTCGCGCGCATGAAGGCGGCGCACGGCACCGTCGCGCTGTGGGACGCGCATTCGATCCGCTCGGTGCTGCCTCGCTTCTTCGAAGGGCGGCTGACCGATCTGAACTTGGGAACTGGGGGAGGGACGAGCTGCGATCCGGCGCTGGCCAATGCGCTGCTTCGGATCGCCTCATCGGCAAGCGGCCACACCGCGGTATTGAATGGCCGGTTCAAAGGAGGGCACATCACGCGCACCTACGGGAATCCCGCGGGCGGCGTGCATGCAGTGCAGCTGGAAATGACGCAGGCGAGCTACATGGAGGAGCAGCTGCCCTTTGCGTATCTGCCTGAAACCGCCATCCGCGTGCAGCCGGTGGTGCGGCGGATGGTGGAGGCGGTGCTGGGATTTGTTGAAAGGCGGTAG
- a CDS encoding CesT family type III secretion system chaperone codes for MNQLQFNDICETTARALHVEPLQQDRRYSLSIDEVEVLMDFEDAEDSNALFFYIDLGDTDSHERAEVCEQLLQLNLRTHGTLRGAYAFDGGSSRAIFCGELRDGEALDGDFVAEMLRYHIDETKTAREVIGLRSSEGPGVLLASVLA; via the coding sequence ATGAACCAACTTCAATTCAACGACATCTGCGAAACGACCGCCCGCGCCCTGCACGTGGAACCGCTGCAGCAAGACCGGCGCTATTCGCTCTCGATCGACGAGGTCGAAGTGCTGATGGACTTCGAGGACGCCGAAGACAGCAACGCCCTCTTCTTCTACATCGACCTGGGCGACACCGACTCGCACGAGCGCGCCGAGGTCTGCGAGCAACTGCTGCAGCTCAACCTGCGCACGCACGGAACGCTGCGTGGCGCCTATGCCTTCGATGGCGGCTCGTCGCGAGCCATCTTCTGCGGGGAGCTTCGCGACGGCGAAGCGCTCGACGGGGATTTCGTGGCAGAGATGCTGCGCTACCACATCGATGAAACCAAGACGGCGCGGGAAGTCATCGGCCTGCGTTCGTCGGAAGGCCCCGGGGTTCTGCTGGCAAGCGTGCTGGCTTGA
- the metH gene encoding methionine synthase, giving the protein MKLSGLEPVQIGAGTLFVNIGERTNVTGSKAFARMILNGQFEEALAVARQQVENGAQVIDINMDEAMLDSKAAMVRFLNLIASEPDIARVPIMVDSSKWEVIEAGLRCIQGKGIVNSISMKEGVEAFMHQATLLRRYGAAAVVMAFDEKGQADTYQRKIEICERAYRILVDEVGFPPEDIIFDPNIFAIATGIEEHNNYAVDFIEATRWIKKNLPGAKVSGGVSNVSFSFRGNDPVREAIHTVFLYHAIQAGMDMGIVNAGMVGVYDDLEPSLRERVEDVVLNRRPDAGERLVEVAESAKSGAKDDSKKLEWRGTPEQPVVVGQRLSHALVHGITDFIVEDTEEAYRAILAKGGRPLHVIEGPLMDGMNVVGDLFGAGKMFLPQVVKSARVMKQAVAHLIPYIEEEKRQDEAAGRDVRSKGKIVIATVKGDVHDIGKNIVTVVLQCNNFEVVNMGVMVPCHEILARAKVEGADIVGLSGLITPSLEEMQYVAGEMQKDEHFRIRKIPLLIGGATTSRVHTAVKIAPHYEGPVVYVPDASRSVSVAQSLLSEQATAYIDELNADYDKVRHLHANKKQVPLWPLAKARANKTPIDWTGYVPPVPKFTGRRIFRNFDLGELAKYIDWGPFFQTWDLAGPFPAILKDEVVGSEAVRVFGDGQRMLKRLIEGRWLTANGVIGFWPANTVNDDDIALYTDETRTQPALTWYGLRQQAEKQAIEGVLRPSRCLADFVAPRDSGLADYVGMFAVTAGIGVEKKEKFFLDDLDDYSAIMLKALADRLAEAFAEALHHRVRTDLWGYAPDEALSNEAMIAEKYRGIRPAPGYPACPDHSVKGPMFELLQCQDIGMTVTESLAMMPAASVSGFYLSHPEATYFNVGKIGRDQLQDQAARRRESEAVLERLLAPNL; this is encoded by the coding sequence ATGAAGCTGTCCGGCCTGGAGCCGGTGCAGATCGGCGCGGGCACGCTGTTCGTCAACATCGGCGAGCGCACCAACGTCACCGGTTCCAAGGCCTTCGCCCGCATGATCCTCAACGGCCAGTTCGAGGAAGCGCTGGCGGTGGCGCGCCAGCAGGTCGAGAACGGCGCGCAGGTGATCGACATCAACATGGACGAGGCCATGCTCGACAGCAAGGCGGCGATGGTGCGTTTCCTGAACCTGATCGCCAGCGAGCCCGACATCGCGCGCGTGCCGATCATGGTCGACAGCTCCAAGTGGGAGGTGATCGAGGCGGGCCTGCGCTGCATCCAGGGCAAGGGCATCGTCAACTCGATCAGCATGAAAGAAGGCGTCGAGGCCTTCATGCACCAGGCGACGCTGCTGCGCCGCTACGGCGCGGCGGCGGTGGTGATGGCCTTCGACGAGAAGGGCCAGGCCGACACTTACCAGCGCAAGATCGAGATCTGCGAGCGGGCCTACCGCATCCTGGTCGACGAAGTGGGCTTCCCGCCCGAGGACATCATCTTCGACCCCAACATCTTCGCGATCGCCACCGGCATCGAGGAGCACAACAACTACGCGGTCGACTTCATCGAGGCAACGCGCTGGATCAAGAAGAACCTGCCGGGCGCCAAGGTCTCGGGCGGCGTGTCGAACGTGAGCTTCAGCTTCCGCGGCAACGATCCGGTGCGCGAGGCGATCCACACGGTGTTCCTCTACCACGCGATCCAGGCGGGCATGGACATGGGCATCGTCAACGCCGGCATGGTGGGCGTCTACGACGACCTCGAGCCGTCCTTGCGCGAGCGCGTCGAGGACGTGGTGCTCAATCGCCGGCCCGACGCGGGGGAGCGTCTGGTCGAAGTGGCCGAAAGCGCCAAGAGCGGCGCCAAGGACGACAGCAAGAAGCTCGAATGGCGCGGCACGCCGGAGCAGCCCGTCGTGGTGGGGCAGCGCCTGTCGCATGCGCTGGTGCACGGCATCACCGACTTCATCGTCGAGGACACCGAGGAGGCCTACCGTGCCATCCTCGCCAAGGGCGGCCGTCCGCTGCACGTGATCGAGGGCCCGCTGATGGACGGCATGAACGTCGTCGGCGACCTGTTCGGCGCCGGCAAGATGTTCCTGCCGCAAGTGGTGAAGTCGGCCCGCGTGATGAAGCAGGCCGTGGCCCACCTCATTCCCTACATTGAAGAGGAGAAGCGCCAGGACGAAGCCGCCGGCCGCGACGTGCGCAGCAAGGGCAAGATCGTCATCGCCACCGTCAAGGGCGACGTGCACGACATCGGCAAGAACATAGTCACCGTCGTGCTCCAGTGCAACAACTTCGAGGTGGTGAACATGGGCGTGATGGTCCCCTGCCACGAGATCCTGGCGCGTGCCAAGGTCGAGGGCGCTGACATCGTGGGCCTGTCGGGCCTGATCACGCCGAGCCTGGAAGAGATGCAGTACGTCGCCGGCGAGATGCAGAAGGACGAGCATTTCCGCATCCGCAAGATCCCATTGCTCATCGGCGGCGCCACCACCAGCCGCGTGCACACGGCGGTGAAGATCGCACCGCACTACGAGGGGCCGGTGGTCTACGTGCCCGACGCCTCGCGCAGCGTGAGCGTGGCGCAGTCGCTGCTGTCGGAGCAGGCCACCGCGTACATCGACGAGCTCAACGCCGATTACGACAAGGTGCGGCACCTGCATGCCAACAAGAAACAGGTCCCGCTGTGGCCGCTCGCGAAGGCGCGCGCGAACAAGACACCGATCGACTGGACCGGCTACGTCCCGCCCGTGCCCAAGTTCACCGGGCGGCGCATCTTCCGCAACTTCGACCTCGGCGAACTCGCGAAGTACATCGACTGGGGCCCGTTCTTCCAGACCTGGGACCTGGCCGGGCCCTTTCCCGCGATCCTCAAGGACGAGGTGGTGGGCAGCGAGGCGGTACGCGTTTTCGGCGACGGCCAGCGCATGCTCAAGCGCCTGATCGAAGGCCGCTGGCTCACCGCCAATGGCGTGATCGGCTTCTGGCCCGCCAACACGGTGAACGACGACGACATCGCGCTCTACACCGACGAGACGCGCACGCAGCCCGCGCTCACCTGGTACGGCCTGCGCCAGCAGGCCGAAAAGCAGGCGATCGAAGGCGTGCTGCGGCCCAGCCGATGCCTGGCCGATTTCGTCGCGCCGCGCGACAGCGGCCTGGCCGACTACGTTGGCATGTTCGCCGTGACCGCCGGCATCGGCGTGGAGAAGAAGGAGAAGTTCTTCCTCGACGATCTCGACGACTACTCGGCCATCATGCTCAAGGCCCTGGCCGATCGGCTGGCCGAAGCCTTTGCCGAGGCGCTGCACCACCGCGTGCGCACCGACCTCTGGGGCTATGCGCCCGACGAGGCGCTGAGCAACGAGGCCATGATTGCCGAGAAGTACCGCGGCATCCGTCCGGCGCCCGGTTATCCGGCCTGCCCGGATCACAGCGTGAAGGGCCCGATGTTCGAGCTGCTGCAGTGCCAGGACATCGGCATGACGGTGACGGAAAGCCTGGCCATGATGCCCGCCGCCAGCGTCAGCGGCTTCTACCTGAGCCATCCGGAGGCGACCTACTTCAACGTCGGCAAGATCGGGCGTGACCAGTTGCAGGACCAGGCCGCGCGCCGCCGCGAGAGCGAAGCGGTGCTGGAGCGGCTGCTGGCACCCAATCTTTGA